From Pan troglodytes isolate AG18354 chromosome 1, NHGRI_mPanTro3-v2.0_pri, whole genome shotgun sequence:
ACTTTTCAAGTACAGTATTGTTCTTTAAGCACAGTTCTAACTAGAAAATATTAGCAGCTTTGTACCAATGCTTACGAATCTTAGTAACATTTCTGTATTTAGTAATAAATAAGAACTGAAGATAATCTgctattaaaacagaaaataaagttttaagtaaaaacatggaagattTTAGTAGTTGAAATTTCAGCAACTCACTGAGAATTTAATGGATGCCTACTCCTGGAATTCACCAATCAAATGAAGTTTAGATTAACCATAGAAACAGCTCGACCAATTACACTTCAGGGTGGAATCCACCTATCCTATCTTTCTCACACATAAAGCAAAAGCCCGGCACAGCAACAGCAGCCTTGAAAATCCTCCAATGGAGTGTACTTAGATTCTGgatgccccctccccacccccagaatGATTCAGGTCTGCAATGGTGCCTAGCAATCAGCATTTTTAACGACCCCCAACTGCATGCTTCTGATGGAGGTGGTAGCTTTACTGTATTCTGGGATACTTGCAACTAAAGAATCCAACCACACAATATAAAATAGGTTACTTAAGTGACTGATGTTAATGACGTCTACATACCTTTATCAAGTATCTTGTAGGAATTTCAAGTTTTGGTCTTAACTTAAACCACAAATAtctcaaatacataaatatctcTAGAACAGTATTTCTCTAAGTCCTGACATGCTAGAGATTAAGATTAAATTCAATATGCTCCACATTTAAGTGGCAATCCCTAATCCCCTTTAGGAAACCACAAGGCAAATCCTGGCCCCTTTACACGTCCAGTATCACCTTTAAGCACCGTTCCCCCGATCTTGCCAATCCAATCCTATCCTCCACTCACTGCTCCTTTTACATCTTAATGCATAATTTTTTAATACTGCCTATTCCCATCCTAGGTATTAAGCTCTCTCTACCTATATGTTTCTTCAGGACCTGAAGAgacatttcttttattctagGCACTGTTGTTTGAAACTGTTACTACAAATATAGACCTCTAGTCTCAAGTTCTTCTTAATGTCCTGCAGCATCCATAAACCAAACCAGaggattttctttaaatattgtttttagtgcaatgtttcaaaattttaaatggtaTAATGGAATGTGCACTAAGCCTTGGAGTCAAATAGGTTCAAATTATGGTTTTGCCATTTTCTACGtgtatgaccttgagcaatttAACCTTTCTGAAGTCTCAACAGTGAAGTAACAATATCAACTACCTGACAGGCTTGTGATTAAATGATATAAGCATATGCAACAATTTGGAACTGTTCTTGGTACACAACAGGAATACAAACTCTGAGTCTTCCCACCCACCATTTTACCTGCAAAGCACCGATAGCTGCGCTCTGGAAGCGCAGATCTGTTTTAAAGTCCTGAGCAATTTCTCGCACCAGACGCTGGAAGGGAAGTTTGCGAATCAGAAGTTCAGTGGACTTCTGATAACGTCTAATTTCACGGAGCGCCACAGTACCaggcctttaaaaaattaataaagaaactgTTACCAAAAACATAAATAGCACAAAAAGGTAAGTGGGCAGCTTCAAAGAAATGcagtaatttttcaaaaaataagccACCCAACAATTCTTCAGCTTCAGTATCAAATTTCACTGATCAACTTAAGATGTGAACATTCAAATCTAGTAACAATACCTTTAAAGCAAAAAGCATGAAATTAAAATGCATTCTTAGCAAGAAATTCATCAAAGccctattttcattttaaaaagttattcatgTATATAAACCTTGGGAAGGTATTAGCTGTCAGGCTAATGAAGTTGGCTCCTCTCAATTTAGCACCACTCTCCTTCCCTACACCCTCTATTATCTTAAGAGCCCTTAAAGATGACCAACACAACCCAAtgaacttcatttaaaaatctgcttGTGGCATTCAAGTTCTATTTCCCAGAATACCTCTACCCTGACTACAGTTCACCCCTCATCAACTATTAAATTTCAATACACCCGATTGTGCAGTGTTCCTTCCACgtggaaaagtttttttttactaAGTAATTGTCAGCAAGAAATTTACCTCTCATTCTGACTTATTTCTTCCACTGTAtgagcttttattttaggttaatCGTAATATTTGCGGAGGCTAAGTCTAGGCAACTTCTGCCCTCTAATGGCAGATGCCCTTAACAACACTGCGGCTCAGGTAGTTCACAATCAAAAGAGCTAATACAGAAGGAAATAAGCTAATCAAGTAAATGAGGGGGTAGGAACTTTATAAAACACCCAATCtcgattaaattattattttgccaAAAACTAGGAAAGATAACCTCAAAAGTGTATTCAAGAAAGCAacacttaactatttttaaagaattactaATAGTTAACTAAAATGTCAATATATTCCATTAACATTATCAGTGATATACGAGGTCTCCTTAGACCTCCAGGTAAGATTATGGCTTCAAAGTTAAACATTTTCAATAAAACCTAATACTtaactttatatataaatgatcATACAGTACATATATTTAAGCAGTAGTtaagtgttcaaatgaaaaaaaaaagtttctctaaAGCAGAAAGTTTTCCTGTTATCCatctttttgttaaattatatGGATACATACAAGAGAGACTTTGtcccatttttttcctgttttttaataCCTGTAACGATGAGGTTTCTTCACCCCTCCAGTAGAGGGCGCACTCTTGCGAGCGGCTTTTGTAGCCAGTTGCTTCCTGGGTGCTTTACCACCGGTCGATTTGCGGGCAGTCTGCTTTGTACGAGCCATGGTACAGAGACCTCCTTACTTACCTACCAGCattgaaaaatcaaaaatcacCATATGCAACTACCAAACATACAACTTTTCCTGCCACGATCACCCCCTCCCCAAATCTGGAAATTATGATcagtataaaaaataatgttcGTATTGTTATATAATTTGAAAGGGTGAAGATTACGTCTACCCAAAATCTCTTCTTGAAACAAACTAGAGTACTAGAAAATTGTTAGCAGTATCAATCACCTCTCAAAATGCCAATTCTGAGCGACAAACGGCAAAACAAAAATACCTCGAACGGCCTTTGAtccaatttatttaattaaagcaGTAATTAGAAATGTCTGTAAACATTCCATCCACAaacaagtcaaaagaaaaaagccaCAAACCACTGGAAGGTCGAGTCAAATTACAGCAAAAAAAGGTCTTACTCCCCCCCCACTTTGGCTGCCCCCCCCTTCGTCTGACTGTTGATGGATTGCtataaatatctgaaaatattctTGGTTTTGCATCTTTACAGTTATGTTGACAAAAAGGCGTCTCGAAAAAACAAGAGAGGAACAACAGCTACCACCAGCGAGCATTCTACAAAGCCCCGTCCTCGCGTCCAGTCCTCACAGGCTTCGCAGCGAAATAAAAAGTGCCCCGCACCCAGGCTTTAATTAACGCACGACATCCGCCGACCGGTCCACCCCAAGCACCACATAAACTTTTGGTTTTGCCTCCTTCGGGTCCCTCGGCACTGGGTCCCCCAACCTGCCCGCCTCGCTCCCAGCGCCTCGAGCAGGAACCAACTCGGCTCCCCGACcagaacaaaatggaaacaatcGCAAAACGTATCCGATTCCGTTCCAAAGAGACAAAACACCAAATCGCTCGAAAATACCCCTATCCCCTGCCACGTGCCGCCCTCCAAAATGCAAAagttttttttgcatttcaaatGCATCAAGTTTCCGCCTctccaaaaaagggaaaaaaatgtccctcttttaaaaattcttgcttCTTTGAAATGGGGAAGAGAGAAACGGGGGAAAAAATATGGTCGGTGACCAGAGAAGAGAGACAAGATGGTGAAGCTTAGCAACAACTATGGGGAGGCAGCAAAAAGCGAGTTACCCCAGGGTGCGAAGCGGCGGCGATTTCCACCCCTTTCCCGCTCGAAAACTGGGGGCTGGGGCCCGGGGGCGGTAGTTAAGAGGCCCGCGCGGGTCGTGGTGAAGGTTTGGGGTCCGGGGAAGGGGCGGCGGGCGGGATTTCACCGAAGAAAGAGGAGCCAGGGGcgcggggaggaggagggagagcaggctCGGCGCCGCGGCGGTTGCTGCTGTTGGGCTGAGGCGGCGAGAGACGGGGGAGCCGCCGCCGCCAGAGGGAACAGGGAAACTCGCTCCTCACCTCCATTTCTGGGCCAAAAAGTTTGTGGGCTAAGCCGGAGGGGCTATGGGTCCCCTCCCGGCACCGCCAGGGCCCGGCTCGGGGCTGACGGCAAGCGGGGCTCGGTTCCGGGGAAGCGGGCAGACGGGGAAACTTACCCCCCTTCTCCTTCGGCTGGAGCTCGGCGAGCGAGAGGCGGCGCTGGCGTTGGAGAGCGACGGCGGCGCGGCGGCGGCTGCGAACACAATTGAAAGATGGCTGACACCGAGGCTATCCCCCAACACACGCCGCCCCGCCCCCGCGCCGCGCGCCAGCCAATCACACACAATGGAGGGAAGGCTCGGCCCCGCCCCCATAGCGCCTCtcgcgccccgcccccgcccttcCCCCCGCGCGCCCGTTCGCTGGCGCGCGCTCGCCCCTCCCCCGCGCGCCGCCCGCTCCCTCCTCCAGGCCGCCTCGCGCCGTGTGTGTACAAACACAAAAGACACGCTGAGGGGCCGCCGGCTCCCGCCGAGACAGCCGCCCGCACCCGGCCAGCCCCCGCCCCCGGCCCTGCACTCCCATCCCGCTCCGTGTGCGCACGGCGTCGAACCCCCGAAGCCCGGGTTTGGGGCGCCCGGAGGGaagtggggggaggggaaggcgGGCGGAGGCGCGGCGGGTGAACGCCCGGCCTGCGGGCGTCTCGGGCCGcggcggggaggggagggaggggctgcCCCCGCGCGGGCCCCGGCGCGCGCCCCCGAGGAGACCCGGGCGGCAGTGGGGGAGGAGGACGCGGTCGGCCGGGTCGCCGCGCCCCATTGGAAAACGCTCCCCAGCAGGAAGCTGGCAAATAGGAATCCAGCGTCCCGCGCCCGCTGTCGGACCTGGCCGCTGCGGCAGCGGGAGGGGCGGACCGACGGCCTCCTTCCCGCCTGCGCGCTCGGCCAAGTGCGGCCGGGTCCTGCGGGACCGGCCCGAGTCCGCCGTAGACAACTTGATCCGCTAAGACTCCTGGGCCGGCCGCCTGCGTGCAGGGCAGCCCCTCGCCGGTGTTGGCCTCCGGGATCAGGGGACGGGGCTCGCTCTCCTCCCGGGCCCGGGCCCCCGACGCAAGATGGCTGTGTCGCGTCGGCCTCTAAACAATGTGTGGAGCGCGCAGCTCCTGCACCAGGGCCTGGTGGCTTGTCCTGCCCGCCCGTGGGGGCCGTGTGATCTGTTTTCGGTAGGATTGCTTTGGAAAGGAATTGCCGAATATAGATAGTCAAATGTCCGCAGCTTCTGCATAGTTTAGAAGAGGCTGAAAACGGCAGAAAGAAGGCAAACATGGTTTGGGAATTAGTACATATACCTGTGTTCCAATTCTCAGTAGCATAGGAAACGGACTTTTCATGGCCCAAGTTATCCTCACGACTTGTCAGTTGATTGGCTTTGGAACCTCTGAACCGTCCCTAGATGGTATTGACGCTTCACAACTGTGTGTAAAGGTTTTCAATGGAAGGGTCATGCAAATATCCCGTAGGGTAGTGAAGGAGGaaaatttcataaatgaaggGCAGTAATTATTTGTAATCTGAAGATCTCACAAAGCGTCTTAGTGATAAACATTATCCCGAAACAGATACATGGAAATCAGATACGAGGGAAGAAAtggatttgtccaaggtcacttaAGTGAGGAAGAGACCTAggagaaacaaacacaaaaatccaGGCCTCCCGTTTCATTATTATTTCATGAATGTTAAGTGTCCATGGTTGCTGTGCAGAACACATGCAATCTCTAATCCTATCCTAAAAGCACATATGCAATCAGCTTGGACTGAGCTGCCAGCAAAGAATTTCCTATAATTCAAGCCAAGATgagttattttgcttgttttttgttttgttttcaggaaaCCGAAATATTTATTGTTGGATTTATCCAGGAAGGCTGTTGTGCATTAGTTAAATGCATCATATCttcaagaaatgttaaatgacATGGGTAATGTTTTCTTTGTATGCTGGATTTTTCAATAGCTTCTACttcttggctttaaaaaatatttctaaccaAGGGTCAGACCATTTTAGGTAGAGTAGTTATGATCTTAGATGATTTGAACTAACTCAGCTGTCTGTCcatttgtgaaatgggaataataatatttatctctATGAAGTTAGGCCACAAATTCTTTCTAGTAGGTTCAAGTATTTAAGCACCTGGAGAGGTGACTGGTTACCCTCCTAGTGGCTTCAGGAAGTTTTCTCActgaatgaatatttattgagtgccaactcTGCTCAGCACAATTCAGGGGTGCTGGGAATGCAGCAGTGAATAACACAAGCAGTgttcctgccctcatggggctTATGATCTCTGGAAGCACTGCTTTGCACAGGGAAGTAGCACCAGGAGGGGGTAAAGAAAGAGGGACTTTGGAGCCCCAAGATTGGCAAAAACTATAGCTAATGAGAGAGGTGAACTGTAGAGTCTagataatggggaaggagaggtgCCAGAGCAAGAAGGGATTCTCACAGGGCCCTACGGGTCAGTCCTGAATTGGCTTTACTAGAACTCAGGCCcagcacaatggctcacatctgtaatcccagcgctttgggaggccgaggtgggtggatcacttgagatcaggagtttgagaccaacctggccaacctggagaaaccctgtttctactaacaataaaaattagccgtcatggtggcacacgtctgtaatcctagctacttgggaggctgaagtgggaggattgcttgaattcgggaggtggaggttgcagtgagctgaaattttgccactgcacttcagcctgggcaacagtaagactccatctcagaaaaaaaaaaaaatagaattcttgGGCTAATAATGGCCTCAACATTTgcagttaaaaaagaaatggggaggaTGGGAGCAAAAgcttttaagttaaaatattttccctaGAATAGAGTACTTATGGCCATGAATTTAGATTTGTTTATAagtagaaaagtagaatggaaaggattttAAAAGCAATGCTATTCATATCTGCTTGGCTCCTGTCAATCAACTGCAAAGATTACTGCCTCATGGAGATGCTTCTGGTCACTCTAATGCTATCTCCATGCACACTTTATCACATTGATTTCACATCACCTTTTTATCACATTGATTTACATCTATCATTTGTTCACTTGCTTATTGTCCATTTCCTCCCCAAAGAATATAACCTCTGAGGTAATGGTGGTCTTGTCTGTTTTTACTCCTGTCCCTGATCATTTGCTGTACCTTTTTATTAGGTGATCTCATCCAGTTACATGGAAATTATCAtgtagaaaaatagaataaaacaatgaACCCCTTGTACCCATCTTCAGAAATTACTGACTCATGACCAATATTGGGTTCCCTCTATACTCTACTCACTTCTACCTCACCGATttgaattattttgaagcaaatcccagccTGCATTATTTCATCTGTAGATAATTTAGTATGTATCATAGGAGTCAAATAGATGATTGATGTGCCCCTTAAATCTCTTATAATCTACAGATTCTTTCTCTGTATTTGTACTTTGTTGAAAAATATggattggccaggcgtggtggctcacacttgtaatcccagcactttgggaggctgaggtgggctgatcacttgaggtcaggagttggagaccaccttggccaacatggcgaaaccctatctctactaaaaatacaaaaattagccaggtgtggtggctcacgcctgtagtcccagctacttgggaggttgaggtaggagaattgcttgaaccccaggaggcggaggttgcagtgagcagagactgcgccactgcactccagtctgggcgacagagcaagactccgtctcaaacaaaagaaaaatatggatcATTTATCCTGAGGCTTTGGATCCACACTGTCTGTCTAAAACTGTCCTTTCCCTCAGTCTTGTCCGGTAAACAGCACTACCATTTACTCAACTCAAACCAAAAAGTACAGACAGCCTCCTTgagcctctttttctttcaccCCGATAGCCAGTCTATTGGTCTTGCTCTGAAATGCTTATCAGAATGACCTACTCCTCTTCTCATCTCTTACCTGCCCTTCAACAGTAACTTTCTGTATGACCTTTCTCTTTCCACTCCTGCACctctgtattttatttgctaCCAAGCAGACACAGATTAGATTATAGAATATAAATCAGATTAGGTCGCATTCTTGCTTAATCCATTCAGTGGCCTCCCACTGCTCTTGATTAAGTTCCACATGTGTGGGCCCTGGCATTACCCCTCTTTCCCCTCCGCACTGTGCTGCAGACCAGCCACCCCTGGTCCATCAAATCCTCCTCTGCCTTAGGATCATTGCATCTGTTCTTTCTGAAGCTTGAATTCTTTTCCACCAGCTTTTGATAGGACTGTCTCACCATCTTCTAAGGCAAACTTTCTAACCTTTCCcatgtcattttcttcttagaaaatgatcatatttggccaggtgcagtggctcacacctctaatccctgcactttgggaggccgaggttggtgaatcacctgaggtcaggagttcgagaccaacctggccaatataatgaaaccccgtctctactaaaaatataaaaaattagccaggcatggtcgtgggcgcttgtaatcccagctacttgggaggcctgaggcaggagaatcacttgaacccgggaggtggaggttgcactgagctgagatcacaccactgcactccagcctgggcaacaagagcgaaactccatgtcaaaaaaaaaaaaaaaaaaagaaaatgatcataTTTGTAAGTTGCACCGAGGATTAGTGGAGGGTATTTGGAGCCACTCATATggaacttgatttttaaatttgggcTTGGcacggtagctcaagcctgtaatgccagcacttttttatttgtttgtttgtttatttttttttttgagacagagttttgctcttgttgcccaggctggagtgcagtggcttgatctcggctcactgcaacctctacctcccgagttcaagcgattctcctgcctcagcctcctgagcagctgggattacagacatgcgccaccagttctggctaattttgtgttattagtagagaccaggtttctccatgttggtcaggctggcctggaactcaacctcagatgatccgcctgcctcagcctcccaaagtgctgggattacaggtgtgggccactgcgcctgtaatcccagcacttttgggacgCCAAaacagacagatcacctgaggtcaggagaagaccagcctggccaacatggagaaaccccgtctctacaaaaataagctgggcatgatggcgggtgcctgtaatcccagctactcaggaggctgaggcaggagaatcccttgaacccaggaggtggaggttgcagtgagctgagatcacgccattgcactccagcctgggcgacagagtgagactccatctcaaaaatataaataaataaataagcaaacaaacaagaaacttaaaaaataaatataaaattaattacaggcatacctcattttattgtgcttcacagatgtGTTATTTACTatttgaaggtttgtggcaaccctgcttTGAGCAAGTCATTTTTCTAATagcattttggtaattctcacagtatttcaaacttttccattactgttttttctttttttgagacagagtctcactctgtcgctgaggctggagtgcagtggcactgtgtcagctcactgcaacctccgtctcctgggttcaagcaattctcctgcctcagcctcccgagtagctgggtttacaggcgtccaccaccacacctggctagtttttatatttttagtagagacggggtttcaccatgttggccaggctggttttgaactcctgacctcaggtgatctgcctacctcggcctcccaaggtgctgggattacaggcatgagccaccgcgcctggccttttccattgctattattattatttgagacagagtctcactctgtgtccaggctggaatgcagtggtgtgatcgccgctcactgcaacctccgcctcccaggttcaagcaattctcctgcctcagcctcccaagtagctggaattacaggcatgtgccaccatgcccagctaatttttttgtattttcaatagagacagggttttgccatgttggccaggctggtctcaaactcctgacctcaagtgatctgcccgccttggccaaccaaagtgctgggattatgggcatgagccaccacacctgccctccattattattatttcagttacggtgatctgtaatcagtgatctttgatgttactattgtaattgtctTGGGCAGCCACAAGCTGCACCtgtataagatggcaaacttaactCCATAAATGTCCTGTGTGTTCTGATGTCCACGGATCAGCTGTTccctcatttctctttctctccttgcgCCTCCAATTCCCTAAGACACAATATTGAAATCCAGGCCAATTAATAGCCCCACAgtgacctctaagtgttcaagttaaaggaagagttgcacgtttctcactttaaatcgaaagctagaaatgattttgcttagtgaggaaggcatgtcgaaagccaagataggccaaAAGTTAGGGCTCTTACACCGAACAGTTAACCAAGttgtgaaggcaaagggaaagttcttgaaggaaattaaaagtgctactccagtgagtACCTGAATGTTAAGAAACAGAACAGCCCTCTTGCTGATATGGAAAACATTTTAGTGGTCTGGACAAATCAAACCagctacaacattcccttaagctaaAGCCTAATCCAGATCACAGTCCTAGCTCTCTTCAATTCTCTGAAtcctgagagaggtgaggaaactaCAGAAGGAAAGTTTGAAGTGAGCAGAGGTTGGTTAATGAGGTTTAAGTAATGAAGTCATCTCTAACAAaaaagtgcaagatgaagcaTAGGTGATCCAAAAgatctaagataattgatgaaggtggctacactaaacaacagatttttgttGAAGATGAAACAGTTTCTATTTGAAGGAGATGCCATctaagactttcatagctagagaagagAAATCAGTGCCTGCCTTCCAGTTTCCAAGGACAGGATGATTCTCTTGGTAGGGGCTAACACAGCTGTGACTTTCAGTGGAAGTCAGTGCTTATTTAGCGTTCTCAAAATTCTAGGgcctttaagaattatgctaaatctgctctgcctgtgctctatataaatggaacaacaaagcctggatgacagtacatctgtttatagcatggtttacttttt
This genomic window contains:
- the HIST1H3A gene encoding histone cluster 1, H3a, whose translation is MARTKQTARKSTGGKAPRKQLATKAARKSAPSTGGVKKPHRYRPGTVALREIRRYQKSTELLIRKLPFQRLVREIAQDFKTDLRFQSAAIGALQEASEAYLVGLFEDTNLCAIHAKRVTIMPKDIQLARRIRGERA